Part of the Natrialbaceae archaeon AArc-T1-2 genome, GAGACCGAAGCGGTCCGGGAGGACCACTACAAGCTCAACGGTCACTACGTCGACGAAGTGATGATGGCCCTCAAGCTGTGATCGGTCGTCGACGGGGGCGGTTCAGGCCGGCGCTCCCTCGCTGTCGGCGATCTCGAACAGATACTCGTCCATCCCGAACCGTTCGACGTCGTCGACCGTCTCGAGGAACCGCCCGATCTCTTCGGGAAGCTGCGCGCCGAGGTTGTCCGCGTCGCCGGGCTGGACGCGTTCGGAGAGGGTCAGAAGCGTCGCCCGGGTGATATTCAGCGCCGCCTCGCGGGAATCGAGCTGTGCTCGGTGTTGGACCTCGCCGATGAAGTCGTCGTACTGCATACGCGACGGTTCGTAGCTCGAGCCGATGAGTCCAAACCTTTCAGGTGTAAGCGTACCGCCTTCCCGACTGTCGGTCGGTTCGCGTACCGCACTCGGACCGATCACCGCACGATCGTCACCGGCACCGGCGAGCGACGAGCGACTTTCTCCGCGACACTACCCAGCAGGATCCGGCTGGCACCTGTTCGTCCGTGGCTGCCGATGGCGACGTGGTCGACGTCCGCTTCCTCGGCGTACTCGATGATCGATCGGGAGACGCCGCCGATTACGTGCTCCGTTTCGATCTCGACGCCCTTCTCGTCCGCCCGGTCGCGGACGTCCCCGAGGAGGTTTTCGGCTCGCTGCTCGTGGTTTTCGCGGATCTGTTCGTAGTTCGCCATCGCGCCCCCCTCGATCCCGGTCGCCGCATAGAAGTCGGCCGGATCGATGACGTGGAAAGCCGTAATCGTCGCGTCCGGGTACTCCTCGAGGGCGAACTCGAGGGCTTGCATCGACTGCTCCGACTCGTCGACCGGGACGAGGACGTGTTCTGCCATGGTCCGGCTATTGTCGTCGGGAAATAAGTATCTAGTCACCTCGGTCGAGCCACGACTGGGCACAGGTTGTCGGTTCGCGATCGGAACTCGGCAGTCGCACGCTCGAGTCGGCGGCAGGAACGATCACTTCGGTCGTCTCCGACGTCGACGCGTCGGCGAAAAATCGGACGTCGAATCGATATTCGTTACTTCGCGCGACCCTGTCCGCCCGTGTTGCTCGGGCGAACCTTCTCGGCACCCTTACCGCGGGTATCGAGCCCGCGGTTTTTCTTGCCGGCGCTGGTGAGCCCGCGCAGCGCACGGTTCTCGTGGGCGTCGTCACAGATCCAGTTCAGGTCGTCGTCGTTCTGGATAGCGGGGTGGTTCGGATCCACGAGAATCACTTCGAACCACTTCTGACTGCCGTCCTCGCCGACCCAGTAGCTGTTTAGCACCCGCAGGTTGGGGTACTTTCGGGTGACGCGTTCCTCACCGATGCGCTGGATGTTCTT contains:
- a CDS encoding DUF2267 domain-containing protein codes for the protein MQYDDFIGEVQHRAQLDSREAALNITRATLLTLSERVQPGDADNLGAQLPEEIGRFLETVDDVERFGMDEYLFEIADSEGAPA
- a CDS encoding universal stress protein → MAEHVLVPVDESEQSMQALEFALEEYPDATITAFHVIDPADFYAATGIEGGAMANYEQIRENHEQRAENLLGDVRDRADEKGVEIETEHVIGGVSRSIIEYAEEADVDHVAIGSHGRTGASRILLGSVAEKVARRSPVPVTIVR
- a CDS encoding 50S ribosomal protein L15e → MARSFYSHIKEAWKNPDDGKLGELQWQRKQEWRKQGAIERIDRPTRLDKARELGYKAKQGIVVARVSVRKGTARKERFTAGRRSKRQGVNRIGRRKNIQRIGEERVTRKYPNLRVLNSYWVGEDGSQKWFEVILVDPNHPAIQNDDDLNWICDDAHENRALRGLTSAGKKNRGLDTRGKGAEKVRPSNTGGQGRAK